A section of the Cutibacterium granulosum genome encodes:
- the murJ gene encoding murein biosynthesis integral membrane protein MurJ translates to MSDKVGGVPSGKLSPADRRGPADQTSDEVDVYDLLRVPDSLSSPDVYDFLDVDATMLGTGVAARVRQREEQDRRARPHPHRTARRPGAEFGSTVTDHAASGYSRTTGDGSAQEEPTVTDLAEESEAVDAAAGGAAGVAGETAATPAEPSIRRASVVMAAGTMVSRVLGFVRTFLLTAVAGGTSLALDAFQAANTLPNVIFILLSAGVLNAILIPQITKAMKQPDGGQDFVDRLLTASFGVVLIVAVLATVTSPWLLDLYFSASGATRQLTVLFGFIVMPQIFFYGLYAILGQVLNARSQFAAFMWSPVLANLIQIAGLVWFLVQWGSHPDPATWTGEMVWVLAGFTTLGIAVQGLFLIIPLRRGGFRWRPRFGLRGHGLGAAARITMWTFSALLVSQLVGILTKRLLSWVRLRHPEVSGSVAAYDNAFLVFMLPHSFITTSILTALFPQMSQAFADGDEPRMRRLVRKGLSAPALLIIPCSLAMVVLARPGVQTIFRLQPSQVDVLAWAVAIMGLGLLPFGVSTLQQRYCFAREDGRLNFRMQLVLSGAQLVCLLAVFIAPANTALLVVAAAQTIANTIVSIVWVRVASRQMNGLGMISVIDQWLRLLGASVLAAVPTWFIVKLFGMLGSRWLLNAAATIVGGVAFVGIFVLASKLFRIPEVTDAVAGLGRKLHVVR, encoded by the coding sequence ATGTCTGACAAGGTGGGAGGAGTGCCCAGCGGCAAGCTCTCCCCGGCGGATCGCCGTGGACCGGCAGACCAGACCTCAGACGAGGTGGACGTCTACGATCTGCTCCGCGTACCCGATTCGCTGTCCTCACCCGACGTCTACGACTTCCTCGACGTCGATGCGACGATGCTGGGCACTGGTGTCGCGGCCCGGGTGCGGCAACGTGAGGAGCAGGATCGACGCGCCCGCCCTCATCCACACCGAACAGCTCGTCGCCCGGGTGCCGAATTCGGTTCGACTGTCACTGACCACGCTGCGAGCGGATACTCCCGGACCACTGGTGATGGGTCGGCTCAGGAGGAGCCGACGGTCACGGACCTGGCCGAGGAGTCCGAGGCCGTCGATGCGGCGGCTGGTGGTGCGGCAGGGGTCGCGGGTGAGACGGCTGCCACGCCTGCCGAACCTTCCATCCGACGAGCCAGTGTGGTCATGGCGGCCGGCACCATGGTGTCGCGGGTGCTGGGATTCGTGCGCACCTTCCTGCTGACGGCCGTCGCCGGTGGTACGTCATTGGCCCTGGACGCCTTCCAGGCCGCCAACACCCTGCCCAACGTCATTTTCATCCTGCTGTCGGCAGGGGTGCTCAACGCCATCCTCATCCCCCAGATCACCAAGGCGATGAAACAACCTGATGGGGGCCAGGACTTCGTCGACCGGCTGCTCACCGCCTCCTTCGGGGTGGTCCTCATCGTGGCGGTGCTCGCCACGGTGACCTCCCCGTGGCTGCTCGACCTGTACTTCTCGGCGTCGGGAGCGACCCGCCAGCTGACGGTGCTGTTCGGGTTCATCGTCATGCCGCAAATCTTCTTCTACGGTCTGTACGCGATTCTGGGTCAGGTGCTCAATGCTCGCAGCCAGTTCGCAGCATTCATGTGGAGCCCGGTACTGGCCAACCTCATCCAGATCGCTGGTCTGGTGTGGTTCCTCGTGCAGTGGGGGTCCCATCCCGACCCGGCCACCTGGACCGGTGAGATGGTCTGGGTGCTGGCCGGGTTCACCACCCTGGGCATTGCCGTGCAGGGGCTGTTCCTCATCATCCCACTGCGACGTGGGGGGTTCCGTTGGCGTCCGAGGTTCGGGTTGCGTGGTCATGGGCTCGGTGCCGCGGCGCGCATCACGATGTGGACGTTCAGCGCCCTGCTCGTCTCCCAGCTGGTGGGTATCCTCACCAAGCGCCTGTTGTCGTGGGTGCGGCTGCGGCACCCGGAGGTGTCGGGCTCGGTGGCGGCCTATGACAATGCCTTCCTCGTCTTCATGCTGCCGCACAGCTTCATCACGACGTCGATTCTCACGGCGTTGTTCCCCCAGATGAGTCAGGCCTTCGCCGACGGGGATGAACCGCGGATGCGTCGTCTGGTGCGCAAGGGACTCTCGGCTCCGGCGCTGCTCATCATCCCGTGCAGCCTGGCCATGGTCGTTCTGGCCAGACCAGGGGTGCAGACCATCTTCCGGCTGCAACCCAGCCAGGTCGACGTGCTCGCCTGGGCCGTGGCCATCATGGGGCTGGGACTGCTCCCGTTCGGCGTCTCCACGCTGCAGCAGCGTTACTGCTTCGCCCGGGAGGACGGACGGCTCAATTTCCGTATGCAGTTGGTGTTGTCGGGGGCTCAGCTCGTGTGCCTGCTGGCCGTGTTCATCGCTCCGGCGAACACGGCGCTGCTCGTCGTGGCGGCTGCCCAGACCATCGCCAACACCATCGTGTCGATCGTGTGGGTGCGTGTCGCCTCTCGTCAGATGAATGGGTTGGGCATGATCTCGGTCATCGACCAGTGGCTGCGGTTGCTCGGGGCGTCGGTGCTCGCGGCA
- a CDS encoding aspartate kinase, whose translation MTRVVQKFGGSSVADAESIKRVARRIAATKQAGNEVVVVISAMGDTTDDLMDLALDVSPQPAPRELDMLLTTGERQSAALLAMALSDIGVPARSYTGSQAGVITTAAHGNARIIDLTPGRIVKSLDEGDVVIVAGFQGVSQTTKDVTTLGRGASDTTAVALASALDADYCEIYSDVDGVFTADPRIAPGARRIPRISYEEMLEMAACGAKILHLRCVEYARRENVPIHVRSSFSHKPGTWVCDPDFAKEHEEMPGMEEAIISGVAHDRSEAKITIAGIPDSVGRAARIFETIADAGINIDMIVQNVSQVMNGRTDITFTLPMSDSRKAIESLRRLQGELGFEDLLYDDQIGEVSIVGVGMRSHPGVTGTFFRAMASEGINLQMISTSEIRISIVVSADQVDDAVRAAHTAFGLDAEGEAVVYAGTGR comes from the coding sequence ATGACGCGAGTCGTCCAGAAATTTGGCGGGTCCTCGGTCGCCGACGCCGAATCCATCAAGAGGGTTGCCCGAAGGATCGCGGCCACCAAACAGGCCGGGAACGAGGTTGTCGTCGTCATTTCGGCCATGGGAGACACCACCGATGATCTCATGGACCTGGCCCTTGACGTGTCTCCACAGCCGGCTCCCCGTGAGCTCGACATGCTGTTGACCACCGGGGAACGTCAATCGGCGGCACTGCTGGCCATGGCCCTGTCCGACATCGGGGTGCCGGCCCGCAGCTACACCGGCTCCCAGGCCGGGGTCATCACGACTGCTGCCCACGGCAATGCCCGTATCATCGACCTCACCCCGGGTCGCATCGTCAAGTCCTTGGACGAGGGGGACGTCGTCATCGTGGCCGGGTTCCAGGGCGTCTCCCAGACGACCAAGGACGTCACCACCTTGGGCCGTGGAGCCTCCGACACGACGGCGGTGGCCCTCGCGTCGGCCTTGGACGCCGACTACTGCGAGATCTACAGTGACGTGGACGGCGTCTTCACCGCCGATCCACGTATCGCTCCCGGTGCTCGCCGCATCCCGCGGATCTCGTACGAGGAGATGCTGGAGATGGCAGCCTGCGGAGCGAAGATCCTGCATCTGCGCTGCGTCGAGTACGCGCGGCGGGAGAATGTGCCGATCCACGTGCGGTCGTCGTTCTCACACAAACCGGGAACCTGGGTCTGTGATCCGGATTTCGCCAAGGAACACGAGGAGATGCCAGGCATGGAGGAAGCCATCATCTCGGGGGTCGCCCACGACCGCTCCGAGGCCAAGATCACCATCGCCGGCATCCCGGACTCCGTCGGACGTGCTGCGCGTATCTTCGAGACCATCGCCGATGCCGGTATCAACATCGACATGATCGTCCAGAACGTCTCGCAGGTGATGAACGGACGCACCGACATCACCTTCACCCTGCCCATGAGCGATTCACGCAAGGCGATCGAGTCGCTGCGTCGTCTGCAGGGGGAACTGGGATTCGAGGACCTGCTCTACGACGACCAGATCGGTGAGGTGTCGATCGTCGGTGTGGGCATGCGCTCCCATCCCGGTGTGACGGGCACATTCTTCCGTGCCATGGCCAGTGAGGGAATCAACCTGCAGATGATCTCCACCTCCGAGATCCGTATCTCCATCGTCGTGTCCGCCGATCAGGTGGACGACGCCGTACGTGCGGCCCACACCGCTTTCGGGCTGGATGCTGAAGGTGAGGCCGTCGTCTACGCGGGCACGGGTCGCTGA